A region from the Hypomesus transpacificus isolate Combined female chromosome 11, fHypTra1, whole genome shotgun sequence genome encodes:
- the tomm20a gene encoding translocase of outer mitochondrial membrane 20 — MGSRTSTVAAGVCGALFIGYCIYFDRKRRSDPNFKKKLRERRKNKVCQEQSGLAKLPDLKDAEAVQKFFLEEIQLGEELLAQGDYEKGVDHLTNAIAVCGQPQQLLQVLQQTLPPPVFQMLLTKLPTISQRLVSSQSLAEDDIE; from the exons ATGGGCAGCAGAACCAGCACAGTAGCAGCTGGAGTGTGTGGAGCATTGTTCATAGGATATTGTATAtattttgacagaaaacgaCGGAGTGATCCGAATTTCAAGAAAAAACTGCGGGAAC GGAGGAAGAATAAGGTTTGTCAAGAACAGTCTGGACTGGCGAAG TTACCTGATCTGAAAGATGCAGAGGCTGTACAAAAATTCTTCTTGGAGGAAATCCAGCTCGGAGAGGAACTTCTTGCACAAG GTGACTATGAGAAGGGAGTAGACCACCTGACCAATGCCATCGCTGTGTGTGGTCAGCcccagcagctcctccaggtgCTGCAGCAGACACTGCCCCCACCTGTCTTCCAGATGCTGCTCACCAAACTGCCCACCATCAGCCAG AGACTCGTGAGTTCTCAGAGTTTGGCGGAAGATGACATTGAGTGa